The genomic region CGGCCTTCTTGAACTCCTTCTGGTCGAGGATCTGCGGCGGAATGTAGAAACCGGACATAGCCGGGTCAGAGGCGTCGCGCTTCATCGCCAACAGGAAGCTGGACGCCTGATCGAGGCCGCCACCGATATTGCGGGTTTGATCCACGAGCAACTGCACGCCGTCGGCGAGCTGCTTGCTCGAATCGGCGAGCTTGTCCACGTTCGAGCGCAGTTCCCCGAGCTTGCGGTCGAGATCGGCCTCGTTCTCGATGCCCAGCGCCTGCAGTCCAGCGAGCGCCCGCTCGACGTTCAACCCGACCTTGCGGATCACGTTGTCGACACGGTCGGTGCCCTTGGTCTCCTTGAGGCCGCGGCTGAGCGCCTCCAGATAGGCGATGTCCGCCTCGTTGTAGCCCTCGACCCTGCGCTGCAGTTCTGCGCGGGACGCCACGCACGCGGGATCGATGTTGCACGCCACGCTGTTGTTCAGCACCAAGAGCATCGACTTCGATGAGCGATAGGCCTCTGTCACCTGCTCGAGGCTGCCTCCGAGCGAATCGCCAACGGTGTGCATGTTGGCGACGATGCCGGCTTCCTTTTCGAGTTGGTCAAAGGTGACGTCCTCGCCCATGGCCTCCTTGATCGCGATCAATCCGCTGACCACTTCGCGGATCGACCCCATCGAGCCAATCAGCTGCGTCCTGATCTGGTTGTGCACGTCGGCCATCTGATGTGCGCCGTTGGTCAACGCGTCGAGGTTGCTGTTGTTGCTCTCGATCAGGCCAGACGCGTCGCCCAGCTTGGTTCCCACCTCGCCGGCCTGGTAGGTCGACTTCGCCTCCTGCAACATCTCGCCGGTCGGCCTGGTGATGCCACGCACGAGGTCGATTCCGGGCACCTGGCTGATTCGCTGCGCCATCTGCTCCAGATCGGCCAACGACTTGGGAGACCGTAGGTCCACGTCAGGCGCGTGCACCATGATGAACTGCTGCATCGTGGAACTGACCGGGAAGTGCTTGGTGAGCGCGTCGTAGCCCTGATTGCTCTCGGCATCTGCCGGCAGGTTCTGGCGGTCGTCGTAGTTGTACTTCACAAACGCGGCACACCCCGCCAACGCCAGCAACACTGCCAGGCTCCCGGCGAGATGGATCTTCGGTCGGCGCACGATGTGCACCGCAGACCTCCGCCAGAATCGCCCGGTGAGGTCCTTGCGGACCTTGACCCAGCCACGTCGCCCGGCGAGCACCATCAGCGAAGGCAGAATGGTCAGCGCCCCCAGGACCGCGATGGCGATGGTCACGGCCAGCGAGGGGCCCACGGTGAGGAACACGCCGAGCGAGGCGAAGGACAGCCCCATGAACGTCACCGCGACGGTCGCTGCGGACCCCGTGATCACCTCGCCGATCGTCGCGATCGAGGTGACCACGGCGTCGTCGGAGCTCATGCCGTTGCGCAGGCACTCCTGATATCGACTGAACAGGAACACCGCGTAGTCGACCCCGGCGCCCATCATCATGCCGGTCATCAGAATCATGGTCTGCGGACCCAGTGGTAGCCCGAGTTCGCCCATACCGGCGACGACCTGCTGCGCGACGGCCATCGAGATACCGATGGTGATCAACGGCATCAACATCGCCACGAGGTTGCGATAGACGATGATCAGGATCGTCAGGATGGTGACGACCGTGGAGACCTCGATGATCAGCTGGTCACGAGCACCGATCTTGTTGAGATCTTCGAACGTCGCGGCCCCACCCACCACGTTGACGTCCAGCGTTGCGCCGGCCGTCGCCTCCTCGACCACCTTGATCGCGCTCCGGTACGCCCTCTGGCCCGTCCCGGTGCCCATGGTCCCGGCCAGGCTGATCGGGAGCGTCCAAGCCTTGCCGTCCTCGCTGGTCATCGCCTTGCGAAGTTCGGGGATGGCCACGAAGTTCTGAGTGGACTTCACATTGGTGGTGTCAGCGCCCAGCTGCTCCACCAGCCGTCGGTACACATCCTCGTCGGCCGAGTCCAGACCGTTCTCGTTCGACAACACGACGACGGCGACGTTGCCACCATCAGCCTCTTTGAACGCCGACTTCATCAGCGCGGTCGACGCCAGCATCTGCGAGCCCTCGGGCAGGAGCGGCGGCGGGTTCTTCTGCGCCACCACGGCCAGCGGGCTGATCAAGAGGAACAGCACGCCCGCCAGCGCCACCCAGAACGCGAGGATCGCGACGGGACGCCGAACCACGAAGCGTCCCAGCGCTTCGAAAATGCCATGCACCGAGACGCCACGGACGTCGGCGCGGCTGAACACCATGTGAGGTTACACCGGCCAGCAACCATCGGGGCCTCTGTGTTTGCCGGTCGGGTGCAACCTGAGCAACGCGTAAAGTGCGTCACGTGCTGTAATCGTGTGTGCCTGCACCAAAAGCCGAGAGTTCGTCTGAAAACAATGACCTTTCATACCAATCGGCGAATTCGGCTGCGGTTGCCCCGCCGTCCACGGGAGAGGCGCCGCTGACGTTCGCGATCGCCGTCCACGGCACCAGGGGTGATGTCGAGCCCTGCGCAGCTGTCGCGCGGGAACTGTTGCGCCGAGGACACCAGGTGCGTATGGCGGTGCCACCCAATCTGCTCGACTTCGTCGCGGCGGCTGGCCTCGGAACTGCCGCAGAGTACGGCGTGGACTCCCAGAAACAGTTGGACGCAGACATCTTTCGGGACTGGTGGAAGCTCCAGAATCCGATGACAGTGGTGCGCCGTAGCCGCGAGTACGTCACCCAGGGCTGGGCCGAGATGAGTGAGACTCTGACGAGCCTGGCCACCGACGCCGACCTGATCCTTACGGGCACGACCTACCAGGAGGTCGCGGCCAACGTCGCAGAGGCGCAGCGCATTCCGCTTGCGGCGCTGCACTACTTCCCCTGCCGTGTGAACAGCGAGATGCTGCCCGTTCGGCTACCCACACCGGTGCTGCACACCGGGTGGTCACTGGTCGAGTGGGTGCACTGGAAGGTTATGCGCAAGGCGGAGGATGACCAGCGACGCGTGCTTGGCCTGCCGCAGGCCAAGGTTCGCGCGATCCGGCGCATCGTCGAGGGCGGGGCGCTCGAGATCCAGGCCTACGACAAGGTGTTCTATCCCGGCCTGACCGAGGAGTGGCACGGCACCCGGCCGCTCGTCGGGTCGCTATCCCTGCAATTGCCCACGGCGGCCGACGACGAGTTGGCGGCCTGGATCGCAGCAGGCACGCCACCAATCTATTTCGGCTTCGGCAGCATGCCGGTCGACTCCCCCGCAGACGCCATCGCGATGATCACCTCGGTGTGCGCTGACCTCGGCGAGCGGGCCCTGATCAGCACCGGGGTGTGGGACGTCGATGACGTAGCAGCAAACGACCGCGTCAAACTGGTCGGCCCGGTAAACCACTCCACAGTCTTTCCGGCCTGCCGGGCGGTGGTCCACCACGGCGGTGCCGGCACGGTCGCCGCCAGTGTGCGATCCGGTGTTCCGACCGTGGTGCTGTGGGTCGGAGCCGACCAGCCGGTCTGGGCCTCGCGGATCAACCGTCTCAAGGTCGGTGTGGCCCAGCGCTTCTCGCGCACATCCAAACGATCACTGACGAAGGCGCTGCGCACCGCACTGACCCCGGAGTACCAGAAACGCGCACGCGAGGCCGCAGCACGGATGACGCCACCTGAGCAGAGCGCCGCGGCGACAGCCGATCTACTCGAGGCGGCCGCCCGCCGAGGCCGGGTGGCCTCGACCGCCTAGCTCACCTAGATGATGGTTGCCTTGAGGTCGAAGTCGTCCAGGGTTGCCACCAGCTGATCGGCCAACCACTCGCGAGTATTCGCAGCGCCGACCTCGTAGCCGACGACACCGATCGACACCGTCCCCACGACCTCTCCGGCCACTACCACCAGTTGTCCCCCGACGCGCTCGAGCGCATTGCGCCACACGTTCTGGTCCGGGGGTCGGAACATTACATAGTCCGCATCGGTTCCGTCGGGGTGCGCGATCTCCGCAGGTACGACGCCGACGTTGGAACAGGAAACCGGCAGGTCACCGAAGACCAGATCGGCTGTGCGTCCGACCGCCCGCCTCGGGACGTACGGCGTCACCGGCAGCAGGGCGTGCGTGTCGTCGGGCCCGTCACGAACCTCGCCGAGAGCCGTCCTGACCGCCGACCGCGTCGCCGTCAGATCGGTCGTCACCGACGCTGGGTCGACGGTTGCCGTCGCGATCTTCATCGCGTTCCCACGCCGATCCTCGACGCCATCACGATCGCTTATCGCGATCAGCAGGGTCACCGAGCCGTCGTCGGGGCTGACCCGTCCCAGCCGTGTTCCCAGCAGTGACGAGATCCCGGCCAGCAGTGAATAGGTGTTTCCGCCAAGGCTCTTCGCGCGAGCGTCCCAGTCCGCCACGTCGATAATCGCCGACACCGCCGGAAGGACCACCTGGCAGTCGACCGCCTGGGTCGCAGGCGGCCGGGACGCACCCGACGACGAGATCTCGCCGCGGCGGCGATAGGCATACTTCACGGCGTGGACCACCGTGCGACCGAACTCCGGCAGGTCGCGAATCACCTGACGCGTGTCAGAAGCCAGTGCTGCCAACCTCTTTCGTGATTTCGGCAGCCGGTACCCGAAGTCGCTGGTGTTGCCGGTGACGGCCTCGGCCACGACACGCAGAGCTGCGCCACCGTCGAGCAGGCAATGCGAGAACACCAGGGTGACGGCGTTCGTACCATCGCTCATCGGCAGCACTCCGAGATGCCAGCCTGGTCCCTGCACCGGGTCGACACGAACCTGTGAGCGTTCTTCGATCCAATCGCTGAGTTCGCTCGGTGGTCGGACGCCCGCGACGTCCAGTGGCGCCGCGGGACCGGTGGCGGCGACCCATCGGTGCCGTCCGAACGGCAGCACCGACCGCTCGATCAACCGTCCGGCAAACGCATAGCCGATATTGGCGTGAAAACGCCGCAAAGCCTCCATGTCGACCGGACGCTCGTAGACCCAGACAAACTGCATCACCTGGGAACGCCCCGTGGCGTGCCATGTCAAGTACGTCGCCTGGTCGATGTACGCGAGGACGTCACTGCGGACGTGAGGAGCAGAGATGCCCCTGGACTGCTCAGCGCTCATACAATCGCGCCGGTCAGCTCGAACTCCGCCAATGTCGCAGCGAGACGCTCGCGCAGGCCAGCTTTGGTGTTCTCGCGACCGGGTTGATAGCCGACGACGGTGATGGTGACCTGGCCGCCGATGCGACCCCCCACGACGGTCAGCAGACCGTTGCGCTCCTCGAGCACCCTGCGGGTGATCTGACGATCCACACCCCGCAACATGACGTGCGCGGCCTGAGTCCCGTCCGGGCATGCGACCTCGATGGGGAGGTCTCCGACATTCGAACACGACACTGGCTGTGCGGTGAACCCGAACGCCAGGTCCGCGGTCTGCCGTACCGCAACCTTCGGAATGAATGGCGTCAGCGGCAGCAGCTCGAACGTCTCATCGGGCTGCTCCCTCATCACCTTCAGCGCCTCGCGGATCGCCGCACGAGTGCCCGACAGGTCCTTTGTCACGTCGGTCGGATCGACCCTGACGTAGGCCAGGGTGACGGCGTTGGCGCGGTCGTCCTCCAGCGTGCGGTCGTTGATCGGCACGATCAGGCCCGCCGTCCCGTCGGCGGCGAGTTCACGGCCCTGGCAAACCGCCAGCCGGCCAGCCAGCCCGGCGAGCAGCGAATGACTGTTGCCGCCAAGGGCGGCCGCGCGCGCATCCCACTCCTCGATGTCGACGAAGGCCGACACGGCGGGTGCCACCACCGTCGCGTCCAGATCGACACCCTCGAGCCGGATCGGTCCGCGTTTTGCCGCGGCGGGCCGCTCCCGACGCTTGCGACTGAGGAACTTCACGGCCGCGACGAGCGTGCGGCCCAGTTCGGGCAGGTCGCTCATGGTCTGACGAGCGTCGGCCAGCAGTGCCTGGCGTCGCGTACGCGACCGGGGCGCTCGATAACCGAGATCCCGGCGATGTCCACCAACGGCTTCGAACACGGTGAGCAGGGCGGCTCCCCCGTCACCCAGGCAGTGCGAGCCGACGAGACTGATCACCGTTGATCCGTCGGTCAGCGGCAGCACGCCCATATGCCACCCGGGGCCGAACTCGGGGTCGATGGGGAGCTGGACGTGTTCATCGAGCCAGTCGCTGAGCTCGGCGCGCGGGCGGGGCTGCGACTCGACCAGCAGCGGCGCCGCAGGACCCGGTGCGGAGACCCATCTGTGCCGACCGAAGGGCAGCGCCGACGGTTCGATCAGCCTGCCCGCCAACCCGTACCCGAAGTTGTCGTGAAAGCGCCGCACTCCATCCATGTCGACGGGGTGGTCGTAGATCCACACCATCTGCATGGCCGCGGCCTGGCCCGTCGCCCGCAGCCCAAGGAACAGCGCCTGGTCGACGAAGTCGAGTGGGCGGTCGGTCGCGGGCGGCGTCTGGATCGACACCATGGATCAGCCCTTGGCCAGCGGCAACAGCGACTCCCGGTCGCGATCACGGACACCGTTGTGGCGCACGGTCTCTCCGTGGCCGACATGACCGCGCGAGTTGCCGGCGGTGACGCCGTCGGCGACCCGCAGGTACACCGCGGTCATCGCGGCGAGGTAGCGCTCGATCGACTCACGGGCGATCGGATTGTTCGGGAACGCCACGGTGATCGAGGTCTCCCGCTCACCGCGATTGACCCACAGCCCGATTTGGTAGGCGGATCGCGCGTCGCTGTAGACCTTGCCGTTCATCCGTTCCCACTCGGCGATGATGCTCGCCGACAGCGGCGGTAGGCCGGCGTCGAGATAGGACACCATCGGCACCCCCGGGTCCGGCTTCCGCAGGCCCATGGCGCCGTCCGCCACCTCGAGGACGCGGTCGAACGGGACGGAGGCGACATGCAGCCGGTTGTCGAACGACTCCTGCGCCAGCCGTGCGGTCGCACCGAACGACGACGGGTCAACGTCCACGCTGACCGGCACCACACCGGTGAACCAGCCGGTCGTCTGGAACTCCGCAGGCGTCTGCCTACCCGTGGTCGGGGTGATGACGTGGTAGTCGGCGCTCCCCGTCAATTCGTACTGGGCCACCGCCGCGGCGGCGAAGACGCCTCCGAGGAATCGCGCCCCAGCAGCGGTGCACGCCGCCTCGAACCGCTCCGACTGCTGCTTGTCCATCAGCCGCACGGTGATCAGATCTCCGGAGACCGACCACGGCGGATCGCCCAGCGGCAGCGGGAAATGCGGCAGCGTGCCGTCATTGCGCTCCGCGAACGCAATCCACTCCCGTACCTCGGGAGAGTCCAGGGTCAAAGCGGACAACTGCTCGTGCTGGCGCACGCAGTAGTCGGCATAGCTGCCCGCAGCGGGCAACGGGATCGGCGCTGCGCCACTTGCCAATGCCGCATACATCATGTGGATCTCGAGCAGCACAATGCCCATGAACATGGCATCGGTGTGGACGTGGTCGACGCTGATGTAGAACGTGAAGTGGTCTGCGCGCTGAATGACCCCGAACGAGAAGCAATCCCACTGCAGCGGATCCTTCGTGTCCAGGACGTGCTCGCGCCACTGCGTCGCCGACATCTCACCGTGCTTGGTGGCAACGAACGCGATGTCCTTCGGGTTGGTCACGGTGTGCCGCACGACGTCATCGGCGTCGGTCAACTCGAACCAGCTGTGGTAGGTGTCGTGGCGACGGACATAGGCATTGATGACGTGGGTCATCGCGCGAATGTCGCACTGCCCCGGCAGATCCCACGCCGGAATGTTGAGCCGGGCCATGTCGGTCCCACCCGCAAGGTGGCTTCGGTATCCCCGAAGGTGCTGAGCCTGTTGGTAGCTGACCGGCACGTTGCTGACGGGAGCCTTGGCCACCTTTGCCGCACTGGCAGGCGACGGATGCCATGACACCACGTCACCGGAGGTTCCAAGCCAGTCGTGGATCGCCTTGATCGCAACCATCTATCTCTCTCCCGCTCGCTGCGCTTCAGTGAGCGACGTCATCGGCGCTGATCGGTCGGTCATGCGGACGCCGCCGGAACGGCGTCGATGTTCAGGTTCTCGGCGATCGTCTCGCTGAGGCGTTCGGCCAGGGCACGCACCGTGGTCACGTCGGTCGAGCCGATGCGAACACCGGTCTCGGACTCCAGGCGGGTGCGCAACTCCAGCGTCCCGAGTGAGTCGAGGCCGTACTCCGACAGCGGTTTGTCGGCGTCGACCGAGCGTCGCAGGATCAGGCTCATCTCCTCGGTGATCAGCCGGCGCACCCGTGCCGGCCAATCCTCGCGGGGCATCAGACGGAGCTCCTCGAGGAACTCGCTGGCCCCGGACCTGTCCTGACCCATCGAGGCGAACGCCTCGGCGAATGGACTGGTCTGGGCGAACGCCGTGAGCCACGCGGCTCCGGCCACCGGGGCATAACCGCTGTAGACCCGGGTGTGCCGCATCAACGTGTCGAACGCGTACGCGCCGTCATCGGGGTCGATGGCCATACCGTCGTTGTCCGCCATGGCCTGGCCCGCACCGATCTTCGCCCACGCGCCCCACGCGACGGACTGTGCAGGCAGGCCCTGCGCACGACGCCACCGGGCGAACGCGTCCAGCCAGCTGTTGGCCGCCGCGTAGGCGCCCTGTCCCGGCGAGCCGACCATCGCGGCAGCCGAGGAGAACGCGCAGAACCAGTCCAGCGATGCGCCCGCGGTCGCCTCGTGAAGATGCCAGGCGCCCAAAGCCTTCGGCGCCCAGTCCCGTTCCAGCAGGTCGTCGGTGATATTGCCCAGCGTCGCGTCGTCGATAACGGCGGCGGCGTGCAGCACACCTCGCAGAGCCTTGCCGGTGGCGGTTGCCGTCGCGACGAGTCGCGCAGCAGTGCCCGATGACGAGACGTCGCCGAGTTCGACCTCGACCTCGGTTCCGGTCCGCCGGATTCGGTCGATGACTCGCTGTGTCTCGGGGCTCGGCCGGGAGCGACCGTTCAACACGATGCGTCCGCATCCCGCCGCCGCCATCTTCTCGGCCAGGAACAACCCGAGTCCACCGAGTCCACCGGTGACGACGTAGGCGCCATCGGCGCGGAACGCCGGCGCCCGCTCGGCGGGCACGACCGCCGAGTACTGCCCGGCGCGCGGAACCTCGAGCACCAGCTTGCCGGTGTGCTCGGCGGCGCCCATCGCCCGGATCGCGTTGGCCCCGTTGGCCAGCGGGTAGTGCGTGGTCTGCGGTGGCGGCAGCACGCCGTCGGCGATCTGCTGGTAGATGACCTCGAGGAGGCCTCGCAGAGTGTCTGGCGCCACCAGGGTCAGCAGCGCGAGGTCCACGGCGTAGAAGGACAGGTTCCGACGGAACGGGAAGAGTCCCATCTTGGTGTCGCCGTAGATGTCTCGCTTGCCGATCTCGACGAAGCGTCCGCCGAAGGTCAGCAGTTCCAGACCTGCCTGCTGCGCCGCGCCGGGCAGTGAGTTGAGCACGACGTCGACGCCGTAACCGTCGGTGTCGCGCCGGATCTGCTCGGCGAACTCGACCGTCCGCGAGTCGTAGACGTGCTTGATGCCCCAGTCCTGCAGCAGCTTCCGACGCTCCGGGCTTCCAGCGGTGGCATAGATCTCGGCTCCGGCCGCCTTCGCGATCGCGATTGCGGCCTGGCCGACGCCGCCGGTGGCGGAGTGGATCAGCACCTTGTCGCCGGTGCCGATCCGGGCCAGGTTGTGCAGCGAGTACCACGCGGTGGCGTGCGCACTGGGCACGGCCGCGGCGGTGGCATCCGCCAGGTCGCCGGGGATGCGGACGGCGAGATTGGCATCACAGGTGACGAAGGTGCACCACGCACCGGTCGCCGAGATTCCCGCGACGCGGTCACCGATCTGGTGATCCGTGACGCCGGCGCCGACCGCGGTCACCACACCTGCGAAGTCCGCGCCGAGCTGCGGCATACGACCCTCGAAGCTCGGGTACCGCCCGTAGGCGACCAGAACGTCCGCGAAATTGAGGTTGGAGGCCGAGACCGCCACCTCGATCTGACCCGGGCCCGGTGGGATCCGCTCGTAGGACACCAGCTCTGCCGACTGCAGGTCACCGGGGTTGCGGATGGCCAGACGCATACCGTCGCGCTCCGGGTACACCACTGTGGTGTGGCGCTCCTCGGCTTGCAGCGGGGTGACGTTGAGGCGAGCCGTGTAGTACTGGCCCTCCCGCCACGCCGTCTCGTCCTCGTCGGAGCCCGACAGCAGTTCGGTGCCCACCAACTCGACATCCGTGGCGTCGTCCACGTCGATCTGGGTGGGCCGCATCGAGGGATGCTCCATGCCGATGACCCGGACGAGGCCGCGCAGACCACCCTGAGCGAGGTTCGGCACCTCCCCCGACAGCACCGACTGAGCGCCCCTGGTGAGGACGTACAACCGTGGCGGCTGACCGGGCACGTCGGGTAGCACGCTGGCGATGCGCACGAGGTGCCGCACGTGGTCGGCGCCCTGGCCGACGGGATCCCCGCCCGCACTGCTCGGGTCCTGCACGATGACGACGCCGGCGTGATGGCGCGCCTCCAGCAGTTCCCGGAGCTGTTCTGCGCTGGCGGCGTGATCGGCGTGTAGCGGCCACGTCATCGTGGTCACGTCGGCCTCATGGGCCTTGAGCACGTCGGCCAGGTTCGCGCCGAGCATGTCGGCCGCGTCGCCGGTGCCGATAAGCAACCAGTTACCGGCGTGGGCACCGTCTGACACGGGCGAGTCCTGCCTGCGCCAGTCGATTGTCAGCAGCCTGTCGTTGAGTCGCCGGTCGCGTTGCCCCTCCTCGGACACACCGGTGCCGAGTCGCAGGCCCACCACGGACAGCAGGACCGCACCCTGGTCGTCGAGGACGTCGATATCGGCCTCGACGGCCGTGGGTTGCACGCTGGTCAGTCGCACGTAGCAGAAGTGAGCGTTGCGTGTGGTCGCGTAGGCGCGCAGTTCGCGGACGCCGAGCGGCAGCATCAGTGCCCCGCTGGTGTCCGAGTACAGGTCCGGGTGCGCACCGACGGCCTGGAAGCAGGCATCCAGGAGCGCGGGATGTGCGTTGAACGCGCCCTGCTGGGACCGGATCGAACCGGGCAGCGCCACCTCGGCCAGGACCGAACGTCCAGCACCACTGTGTGCCGCCGTCAGTCCGCCGAACGCCGGTCCGTATCCGATACCGCGTGCGGCGTAGAAGTTCCGCAGCTCCGCCCCGTCGAGGGGTTCTGGGTGCTCGGCCAGCAGGCCGGCCACGTCGTAGGCGGGCTTCTCGTCGTCGTCCGCCGAGTCCAGCACCGCAGAGGCGCGACGCACCTCCTCGCCGTCCACGTGCGTCTTCACCACGAAGTCGACGCCACCGGCGGGCATCACCGACGCCACGGCGGAGAGCTCCGTCTGCTCCTCCAGCAGGAGCATCTGGTCGAACGTGACGTCGCGGACCACTGCCGCGTCGCCGAGGACCTCCCGGGCGGCGGCAAGGGCCATCTCGCAGTACGCCGCACCCGGCAGCGCTGCCACGTCGTGCACGCGGTGATCGTCGAGCCACGGCTGCGCCACGGTGCCGACATCGGACTGCCAGACGTGACGCTCGGGCGTCTCGGGCAGGCGGACGTGTGCACCGAGCAGGGGGTGCACGGCGACTGACGCCGAATTGTGGCTCTGCTCGTCGCGGGTCAGCATCAAATGGGTGTGCGTCCACGTCGGCAGCGGTGCGTCGAGAAGCTGACCGTCGGGCCAGAGCGCCGAGTAGTCCATCGCGGCGCCGGCATCGTGAATGTCGGCGACGAACTCGCGCAGCCCGTGCGGCAGGTCCTGCTCGCGCCGGATGCTCGCGAGAGCCGCCATCCGCACGTCGAGGCTGCGGCCGTTCTGGTCGACCGCATGGGTGAGCAGCGGGTGCGGTGACAGCTCGCCGAACACGTGGAATCCGTCTTCAAGCGCGGCCTGGACGGCGGCGGCGAAGCGGACCGCGTGGCGAAGGTTGTCCACCCAGTAGTAGGCGTCGAAGTCAGCCGGCTCCCGGGGGTCGTACAGGGTCGCCGAGTAGTACGGAACCGTGGGTTCCATGGGCTCGATGTCCTCGAGTGCCTCTGTCAGCTCATCGAGGATCGGGTCGACCTGCGGCGAGTGCGACGCGACGTCCACGGCGACCTCGCGTGCCATCACACCGCGCGCATCCCACTCGGCGACGAGCGCCCGGATCGACTCCTTGGCCCCGCCGACCACCGCAGACTGCGGCGACGCGACGACCGACAGCACGACATCGGAGACACCGCGGGCCGCCAGCTCGGACAGAACCTGCTGTGCGGGCAGCTCCACCGATGCCATGGCTCCCGAGCCGGAGACCGTGGCCATCAGCTTCGACCGTCGGCAGATCACCTTCACGCCGTCGGCGAGCGACAGCGCACCCGCGACCACTGCGGCCGCGGCCTCACCCATCGAGTGTCCAATGACCGCTCCGGGTGCCACGCCGTAGGACGCCATGGCCGCGGCGAGCGCGACCTGAACGGCGAACACGGTGGGTTGCACGCGGTCGATACCGGTGACCACCTGCTGTGACGACATCGCGTCGGTGACGGAGAATCCGGACTCGGCGTTGATCAGCGGTTCGATCTCGGCGATCTTCTGAGCGAAGACCGGCTCGGTCGCGAGAAGACCCGCGCCCATCCCGGCCCACTGCGAGCCCTGGCCGGAGAACACCCACACGGGGCCGCGCGAACCGGCGTCGACAGCCGCCTCGATGGGGCCCTCGCCGTCGGCGACCTCCCGCAGCGCGGTGACGAGTTCTTGGCGATCACTCGCGAGGACCACCGTCCGCACCGGACGGTGCGCACGCCTGCGCGCCAGCGTGTAGCCCAGGTCGGACAGTTCCGTGGCGGGGTCCTCGACCTCGACGCGGCTCTCGACC from Mycolicibacterium sp. YH-1 harbors:
- the pks2 gene encoding type I polyketide synthase, which codes for MGCRLPGGVDSPAGLWGALLRGEDTVTTVPLDRWDAEEYFDPEPGVPGRSVSKWGAFLDDVAGFDADFFGISEREATALDPQHRLLLETSWEAIEHAGIDPAAVANTLTGVFVGLTGADYQLLAADANAVEGPYGFTGSNFSLASGRIAYHLGAHGPAYTVDSACSSGLLTVHMACRSLHERESDLALAGGASVMLEPRRMSSGSAQGMLSPTGRCHAFDVNADGFVGGEAVAMILLKRLDDALADGDRVLAVIRGTAANQDGHTVNIAVPSRTAQVKAYRAALAAGDVDPTTIGMVEAHGTGTPVGDPIEYAGLAEVYGTTGPCALGSAKTNFGHGQSASGAIGLMKAVLALHHGEVPQNLHFTEMPDEMASIETNLFVPTENTPWPTNGDHPRRAAVSSYGLSGTNVHAVLEQAPAGQSTRTVEQADVSPAATAGPTLFPISATSVEELRRSAGRLADWVESRVEVEDPATELSDLGYTLARRRAHRPVRTVVLASDRQELVTALREVADGEGPIEAAVDAGSRGPVWVFSGQGSQWAGMGAGLLATEPVFAQKIAEIEPLINAESGFSVTDAMSSQQVVTGIDRVQPTVFAVQVALAAAMASYGVAPGAVIGHSMGEAAAAVVAGALSLADGVKVICRRSKLMATVSGSGAMASVELPAQQVLSELAARGVSDVVLSVVASPQSAVVGGAKESIRALVAEWDARGVMAREVAVDVASHSPQVDPILDELTEALEDIEPMEPTVPYYSATLYDPREPADFDAYYWVDNLRHAVRFAAAVQAALEDGFHVFGELSPHPLLTHAVDQNGRSLDVRMAALASIRREQDLPHGLREFVADIHDAGAAMDYSALWPDGQLLDAPLPTWTHTHLMLTRDEQSHNSASVAVHPLLGAHVRLPETPERHVWQSDVGTVAQPWLDDHRVHDVAALPGAAYCEMALAAAREVLGDAAVVRDVTFDQMLLLEEQTELSAVASVMPAGGVDFVVKTHVDGEEVRRASAVLDSADDDEKPAYDVAGLLAEHPEPLDGAELRNFYAARGIGYGPAFGGLTAAHSGAGRSVLAEVALPGSIRSQQGAFNAHPALLDACFQAVGAHPDLYSDTSGALMLPLGVRELRAYATTRNAHFCYVRLTSVQPTAVEADIDVLDDQGAVLLSVVGLRLGTGVSEEGQRDRRLNDRLLTIDWRRQDSPVSDGAHAGNWLLIGTGDAADMLGANLADVLKAHEADVTTMTWPLHADHAASAEQLRELLEARHHAGVVIVQDPSSAGGDPVGQGADHVRHLVRIASVLPDVPGQPPRLYVLTRGAQSVLSGEVPNLAQGGLRGLVRVIGMEHPSMRPTQIDVDDATDVELVGTELLSGSDEDETAWREGQYYTARLNVTPLQAEERHTTVVYPERDGMRLAIRNPGDLQSAELVSYERIPPGPGQIEVAVSASNLNFADVLVAYGRYPSFEGRMPQLGADFAGVVTAVGAGVTDHQIGDRVAGISATGAWCTFVTCDANLAVRIPGDLADATAAAVPSAHATAWYSLHNLARIGTGDKVLIHSATGGVGQAAIAIAKAAGAEIYATAGSPERRKLLQDWGIKHVYDSRTVEFAEQIRRDTDGYGVDVVLNSLPGAAQQAGLELLTFGGRFVEIGKRDIYGDTKMGLFPFRRNLSFYAVDLALLTLVAPDTLRGLLEVIYQQIADGVLPPPQTTHYPLANGANAIRAMGAAEHTGKLVLEVPRAGQYSAVVPAERAPAFRADGAYVVTGGLGGLGLFLAEKMAAAGCGRIVLNGRSRPSPETQRVIDRIRRTGTEVEVELGDVSSSGTAARLVATATATGKALRGVLHAAAVIDDATLGNITDDLLERDWAPKALGAWHLHEATAGASLDWFCAFSSAAAMVGSPGQGAYAAANSWLDAFARWRRAQGLPAQSVAWGAWAKIGAGQAMADNDGMAIDPDDGAYAFDTLMRHTRVYSGYAPVAGAAWLTAFAQTSPFAEAFASMGQDRSGASEFLEELRLMPREDWPARVRRLITEEMSLILRRSVDADKPLSEYGLDSLGTLELRTRLESETGVRIGSTDVTTVRALAERLSETIAENLNIDAVPAASA